GATGTCCTCGGGGGTGAGTTCCCGGGCGAACATGGCCGAAAGCCAGCGGAGCATGAGCGGCTTGTTCACGGATGTTGAATGTTGCGTGTTGGACATGGAACGTTCCTTTTTATGAATGGCTTTCATCCACCACGTCAGAGGCGCGGAGTTGCAGGTATTTGAGCAGAAAACGATAATTCGTCTTTTCGAGCTTGACCCGGGTGCCCATGGACTTGATGCCGCCGATCCACTGGTTGGCCTTGAAGTGGGCGGCCGGGGTCTGGGCATGACAGCCGCCGCAGGTGGCCGCATGCAGTTCGCTGCCGTAGTTGTTCAGCCTGTCGATGTCGGCAAGGTAGTCGCCGGTCCTGATCCAGCAGTCGAATTCGGCGGGACGCCAGGAAAGGCCGGTATCGGGATCAAGTTCGGGCTTGCCTGCCTTGACGCTGTCCACGGCTTTCTTGCTCAGGGCTGCGGAAAAGATGCGTCTGCCGGGCATTTCGCAGATCACGCGCTCCGCGCCGATCTGCTGCCAGCCGCGAACGCGGACCTTGGCCCAGTCACCGGACGTATCCAGAACTTCGAGTCTGGTCAGGGGCAGAAGACGGCCGGCCTTGGCTCCGTCCCTTTCCATGTAGCAGGCAGCCACGCGGACCGGATACACGGCGTCGGCCTTGAAATTGGCACCCTTGGCATCATTGCTGATTTCCTCGTACATCATGCGGAATCCGGCCGAGAGGTCGGGCATGGTGTGGGCGATGCCCTTGTGGCAGTCGATGCAGGTCTGACCTTCCTCAAGTCCCTTCTTCATGGTTTTCACGGATTCGGGCTTCTTGAACGAAGCGAAGTCGAACGCATCGGCATTGTGGCAGGATTTGCATTCGCGGGAATCGGACGCCTTGAAATCGGCCCATACGCTCTTGGCAAGGCGCAGTCTGTTCCTGTCGAACTTTTCAGGGGTATCGATGGTGCCGCGCATCCAGCCGATCACTTCGGACACCGAGGCGACCTTTCGCTTGATCATGGGGGCGAGCTCCTGGGGCACGTGGCACGAGGAGCATTTTGCGCGAACGCCTGAGGGGTTTGTGAAGTGTGTGGTCTTCCTGAATTCCTGAAACACGGTTTGTTCCATGACGTGACAGGAAAGGCACAGCCCGTTTCCGTCCCGTTCCGAGCTTTTGGAACCCGCCCAGACAGCGGTGAAGATCGCCAGACATCCGAACAGGCCCAGGCTGGCAAGCACGATCCTTTTGGCTTTGCCCGGGCGAGTTTTCGATTCTTTTACCATTAATGCTTCCTTTCAAAGTGTTTATCGGGATGTGACGTGTCCGACGTTTTGAAAAGAGCAAGATGGATGCCACGCATGTGAATAAAATTACAATTTTTATTTCAGTAGGTTATGAAAAGTTAATCCCTTTTGGAACGCCTTTGCATATCGGCTGTTCCGGGAAAAGCGGATGACTGTTCCGAAAGATGTGGAATTATCGGCTGGCTGGTATCCGCTGGCAAAAAAAGAAGGCCTCCCGGCATTGCCGGGAGGCCTTTGGAAGCGTCGCAAAAAAAGCGAAGCTAGAAGATGCGGTCGATGAAGCTTTGGATGCGCGGGTCCTCGCAGTGCTTTCCGAAGAATTCGTCCGGGGCGCCTTTTGCGAGGAATGAACCGTTTTCCATGAATACCACCTGATCCGCGATTTCCCGGGCAAAGCCCATGTTGTGGGTCACGATGATCATGGTCATGCCTTCGTCCGCAAGCTGCTTGATGGTGGCGAATACCTCGCCTACCAGTTCCGGGTCGAGTGCGGAGGTGGGTTCGTCGAACAGCATGAGCTTGGGCCGCATGGACAGGGCGCGGGCTATGGCGGCCCGCTGTTTCTGTCCGCCGGAAAGGGCAGCGGGGTAGCGATCGGCGAATTCGCCCATGCCCACCTTTTCGAGCATGCTCATGGCCACGTCGCGCGCCTTCGACTTGGGCGAGCCAAGTACGGTCACCTGTCCTTCCATGGCGTTTTGCAGCACGGTCATGTGCGGGAACAGGTTGAAGTGCTGGAACACCATGCCGATCTGGGTGCGCAGCTTGCAGATGTTTCTGGGCTTGTCCGGGGTCAGCTTGCCCTTGATCATGCTGTAGCCCACGTTGCGGCCTTCGAAGAGGATTTCTCCGGAATCGATGGTTTCCAGAAGATTCACGGTGCGCAGCAGGGTGGATTTGCCGGACCCGGACGGGCCGATGATCACGGTCTTTTCCCCCGGGGTGAGGGAAAGATTGATGCTGTCCACGGCCCGGTGCGAGCCGAAGCATTTGACGATATTCCTGAGTTCCAGAAGCTGTTGCATCAGCGTTTCTCGTATGCGCCCGCGCGTGCCTCGAGTTTTTCGAAGGCAAAGGTGAACACGGTGGTGAAGGCAAGGTAGATCACGGCGGCAAGGCCCAGCACCGTGATATTGAACGACGCGTTGAAGAGCTGGTCTGCCGTGCGCATCAGTTCGACCATGGCGATGGTGGAAACCAGGGCCGTATCCTTGATCAGCGCGATGAATTCATTGCCCACGGGTGGCAGGATCACGCGGAAGGTTTGGGGAATGATGACCCGGCGCATGGCCTGCCAGTAGGACATGCCTATGGCCTCGGCCGCCTCCATCTGTCCCTGGTCGATGGAGATGATGCCACTGCGGATGATCTCCGCGAGGTAGGCAGAATAGTTCAGGCCCAACCCGATGAGTGCCGCCGGAATCGGTTTCAGGGTGATGCCGATGGCGGGCAGGCCGTAGTAGATGAAAAAGAGTTGAAGCAGAAGGGGCGTTCCGCGAAACAGCCAGATCACGAACCAGCAGAAGCGGCTGATCGCCTTGAGCTTGCTGATGCGCCCCAGCGCGATGAGCAGGCCGCCGAATGGCGAAATCACCATGGTGAAAACCACCAGCAGCAGGGTCATGAGACTGCCCTTGAGCAGGTGCGGCACGAATTTGACCGTGTCCCGCATCAGCCTCTGCCACTGGGGCATCAAGGCTTCCTTGACGGCCTCGCGAAATTTGAGGGCTTCGATGTTTTCCGGATAGACCGAGAGCAGCTCGTCCATGACGGCCAGAGCTGCGGAAAAATCCTTGGCTGCGAACTCAAGGCGGGCGGCCTGCATGCGGCTGGAAACGAACTGGCCCTGATCGCCGTCCGGGCCGGGTTTGGGGATTTGCAGGTAGATTTCGACGGCGCCCTTGAGGTCGCCGGTGACCATGATGTTGTTGGCCTTGCGCATCAGGGCGTCGGCATCCGCAGTCTGTGCGGACGCGTTGGCAGCCTGAATGCCCGGGCCGAGCAGGGAAAGCATGAGGAGCGCCGCCATGACGACGCTCCTCGAGATTGCATCAATTCGATTCTTCACGATTCTGGATTACCATTTGGCCGGGTTGGTGACGTCCTCGCCGAACCATTTGCGGGAGATTTTGCCCATGGTGCCGTCCGCGACCATGGCATCAATGGCTTGCTGAACCTTGCCGCGAAGGGCTGCGTCTTCCATGCGGAAGGCGATGCCGAACGCTTCCTTGGTGATGTAGCCGGGCAGGGCGCGGAACTGACCGGGCCGGGAAGCCATGTAGTAGCGGCCGGTTACGTTGTCAACGACCACGGAGTCCAGACGGTCGGCTTCCAGATCGAGGAAGGCCTTGGGGTTGGTGTCATATTCACGGATTTCGGCAGCGGCCTTGGGCAGCTTCTGGGCGGCCTGAAGCGCCGGGGAACCGGCCTGCACGCCGACCTTCCTGTCGCCAAGAGCCTCAAGCGTGTTGATTGCCTTTTCGTCCATGCGCACGGTCGCGATCTGTCCGTCGATCAGGTACGGCTTGGAAAACGCCACTTTCTTCTGGCGTTCCGGGGTAATGGTCATGCCATTCCAGATGCAGTCGAATTTCTTGGCATACAGGGAATTCATGACGCCCTTCCATTCGGTGGGCTGCCAGACGATCCTGATGTCGAGCCGTTTGCCGACTTCCTCGGCCGCATCCACGTCAAAACCCACGAGTTTGCCGCTGTCGTCACGGAATCCCATGGGCGGGAATGCGTCATCCAGTCCGATGACCAGTTTGCCGGATTTTTTCACGGTATCCCAGGAAGTGTCGCCAGCAAAGGCGGAAGCGGCACAGAAACACAGTGCCAGAGCCAGAAAGACAGTAAGTAGACGTTTCATCCCAAATCCTCTCATGTGTTCAAAAAGTGAAATGCCTCAAGAAGTTAGGCAACTACAGTATTCGGGAAGAGGTTGCAAATGCAAATAAAAATAATGTATTTCAGTATGTTGAAATGCCTTTTTGGGGTGTTTCAATGTATAGACATTTCGGACTTTGGCTGTTCGTCCAAAATTCGGAAAAGGTGGAAGGGGAAGAGGACTTGTCCAGAAATACCACGTGATCCAGAAGAAAATCGGTTCATCCCAGCGCATACGGGGAACACTTGTTCAGTAGGCTTCTTTTCGTTTTCAAGAACGGTTCATCCCCGCGCATACGGGGAACACTATCAAGCAGCAGGCCTCAAATGGGCCAGCACCGGTTCATCCCCGCGCATACGGGGAACACTTGTTCAGTAGGCTTCTTTTCGTTTTCAAGAACGGTTCATCCCCGCGCATACGGGGAACACATCCCCTCCAAATCGGCAAAGTCATTGCGCGCCGGTTCATCCCCGCGCATACGGGGAACACTTGAAAGCGAACGCGTCGCGGAACTGGAAAGCCGGTTCATCCCCGCGCATACGGGGAACACCAAGCTCCAGAAAGGCAAGGGCGACGAAGTTACGGTTCATCCCCGCGCATACGGGGAACACATATTGCGCTCCACCATGCGGGCCGCAGCCATCGGTTCATCCCCGCGCATACGGGGAACACCGGCTGGCTCGTGTTGATGTTCACGGTGCCGACGGTTCATCCCCGCGCATACGGGGAACACTAGCGGGCATAACGTTCGGGGAAGTCCGGGAACGGTTCATCCCCGCGCATACGGGGAACACATTACCTTATCCATGCCTGAGACGTGCAGTGACGGTTCATCCCCGCGCATACGGGGAACACTGTTCATTTCCACCATGTCCGATCCTCAAACCCGGTTCATCCCCGCGCATACGGGGAACACTCCCTATCAAGGGCGCGTCGATCCGCGCCGGACGGTTCATCCCCGCGCATACGGGGAACACTTCGCCATCGGCCACACGGTCAAGCCATCCACCGGTTCATCCCCGCGCATACGGGGAACACCGGAGATACACGACATGATAATGGCCTCGCGCCGGTTCATCCCCGCGCATACGGGGAACACCCGGGTTAAGCCAAAGACATTCCGTTCTGGGACGGTTCATCCCCGCGCATACGGGGAACACCCTTGCTGGAGTTGGTTGCATTTCATGAACTTTTTTGTCTGTTCAAAAAATGCCAACTTGAATTCGTTTTTTTGGATTGATATTTGCTAAGCATCAACCTCCTGCTGCGGAAGGAAGGAGACAAGGGAAAGGCCGTCGAAATCCACCGGGATTCTGCGGTTGGCTCCGATGGTGGCAAACGAAAAGCCCTGTTCGGATTGCGTTTGCCAGGCCATGACCCCGTTGCCTTCCTCCATGCCGGATTCGACATTGTTCCAGATCATGTCCCGTGTGCGGGCGGACACATCTCCGACGTAAACCCCTGCCCGGATTTCCAGCAGCCAGACCGCGAGTCGTCCGCGCAGACGCGGCGGTGCGTTTTCAACCACGATGACCGTCATCGCCATGGCCTTTCTCCTCCTCGAACGCCGGGCCCACCGAATCGGCCGGGGCCAGCGGCATGGGTTTGCCTCCGGCGGAAAGAACCTCCTCGATGAGCGGGATTATTCGTTTGAGCACGCGTTTTTTGCGGAACATGTCGCGGCAGGCCAGCCGGGTCATGCGTTCCGGTTCCTTCGGGGATTTTGCGGCCACGGAAAATGCGGCGGGGACCACGGTTTCGAATTTGATCAGGTCCGCCACGTCGTACACGAACGATCTCGGTTTGCCCGTGTGCAGGAAACCTATGGCCGGAGCATAGCCCGCCGCGAGAATCGCGGCCTCGCAGATGCCGTACAGACAGGACGTGGCCGCGCTCAGGCATTGGTTCGGGACATCCCCGGTAGAGAAGTCGCCGGGATCATATTTTCGGCCCGACCAGGAAACCCGGTGCATCCGGGCCAGATGCTTGTAAATGGCCTTGACCCGGCCGCCTTCGATGCCGCGCAACTGCTCGACGCTTCGGCCGCAGGGCGGTTCCTCGTCGAACCGGATGGCGAACATCTTGCGGACCACGTTCAACCGGGCTGTTTCATCCAGAGCCAGCGATGCCTGCCACAACAGCTTGTCGCTGCGTGCGCCGCCGGGTTGACCAACGGAATACAGGCGCACCCCGGCCTCGCCCACCCAGACGAGCAGGGTTCCGGAACGCGAGGCAAGCGTGACTGCGGCGTGCGAGACCCGTATTCCGGGTTCGAGCAGAATGCAGCACACTCCGCCCACCGGGATGTGGGTTCGCACGCCTTCCGCGTCCACCAGCACAAAGGAGCCGTCCAGCACGTCGAGCTGGCCTTTTTCCAGAAAGACCATGCTGGCGCGTTCCTTGAGCGGCAGGGGCGAGAGTTTGGGCAGCATCAGGCCCGCCTCACCAGAAGAAGCCCGAAGCCGAATCCCTTGGCGCAGCCCACGCCGGAAAAGAGCGCGTGGCACAACGCATCCGGGTCGGACACCTTGGCAAAGCCACGTGCATCGATACGGGAAAGTACCACTCTTCCGGCGTTGCCCTTCTTGCTGAATCGCTGCTGGTCATACGATTCCGCCATGATCACGTTTTCCAGACGCAGTCCGAGGGATTCCTGCCGTTTGGCAAGCCATTCCCTTGCTACTCCCTGCGCTATTTCGGCTCGCGTCGGAAGTTTGCGTCCGGGGAGGCCTTGATTCAGAAGCCGTTTCCGTTCGTCCTGCACCATGTCAACGCGTATCTGCCGGTTGTTCTGCCGTCGTTTCACCACGGGATTGAAGCGCAGGGAAAACAGCACGCGGTCACCGGTCGCCAGCTTGGGGGCGTAGGGCTTGATGTCCAGCCTGCGGACGAAATCAAGCTGTTCCGGTTCCCGTGCGGACACGGTCAGGAACGTGGTTGCATCCAGACTGCGGTACAGGAAATCCCGCTGCCTGTCCGGATTGTCGGAAAACAGCTTCCACAGCGCCTGATGCGTTTCGTAGACCTGATTGCGAGCCAGTATGCGGGCGTCCAGCGTGATTCTACTCATGTACATGGTCGGCCTCCTCGGTCTCGGGCAGGCTGAGATGGATCTCGGTTCGCGTGTCGAACTGGCGTTTCCGCGCGTTGGTCAATACATCGCGTGTGGAAAACGTCATGATCGCGGGCTGGTCGCCGTACCCCTCGTCAGTCCAGACCTGTGTGCCGGGTCGGGTGTCCCATTCCGGCACCTGTTCGCGCATTGCATCATAGACATGGAATGCGGCAATGGCATCCTCGGCTTCCAGAACCTCTGGCAGCAGGGGAAACCCGAGAGGGCAGGACTTGCGGCCCAGATACAGGGTCAGCCCGGGATGGCGCAGCGCCTCGCGCATGTCATCCAGATCATGGCCCGCATCACTTTCCAGCCAGATGCAGGCCGTGAACGCGGCCCCGGCCAGATATTCCCGTCGGGAAAGGATGGTGGCCGGTTTTTCGTCCTGCTCCAGCATGGAGACCAGTTCGTCGCGTCGGGTGCGATAGACTCGTTTCTTCGTGCCGGGCGGCACCTGAACCGTGTGATAGTCCACCATGCGGTCGCCGGGCCTGTCCATGCGCACGGCGAGTCGGCTTGCCTGATGCAGCCGGACCAGTTCGTCGGGCTGGCTGCGTCGGATGCCCAGTGCCGCCGCCACAAGACCCATCACCCCGGAACGGCTCGGGTGATTGGCCGTGGAGCGCACTTCGCCCACGGCTGCGGATGTGCCCCAGCTTTGCATGGGGCCCTTGAGCGTAAAGACGAGATATCGGGTCATGACCTACTCCGTGATGAAGTCGCAGACCTCTTTCAGGGTTCCGGCCTCGTGGCTGAAGAAACGGAATTCCGGCGCGGCTCCGAAGATGCGGTTGAAGCTGTCCCGCCTGGTTTCAATGGCTGCCATGGCCGTGTGCAGCAGGTCCTCGCTGTCCTTCATGGGAGAGAGGAACGCCTCGGCCAGAGTGCGCGGCTGTTCGTCGCCCTTTTCCGCGAGGCAGTAGGATGCGGCCGCGCGCGAGGCAAAGCTGTTCTGCTTGCCAGTGGGGCTGACAGTGCAGACCGAGCTGACCAGTGCTCTGAGTGCGTGGTTGGCAAGTTCGGTGTCATTGCCCAGATTTTCCACGAGCAGGTTGCGGTCAATGCATAGATAGAGGTAGAACAGACCTGCGCCGAATTCGGCCACACCCATGTGTCCGGCCCCGGCATCCTCGGTATTCAGGTCGTCCACGGCCGTGAAGAAATCATCCTCCACAGTGGCCTTGTGCACGGTCATGGCATGCGCGACCTGAGCCGCGGCTTCCACATTGAAGCTGGGGTTGGCCGCCAGCATTCTGCCGAACAGGGCCACGTCCACGGCGGTCGCGTCCTTGCGCAGCAGATTCAGGTCGTCCTTGTCCGGCTCCTTGCCGGTTTCGCGGCAGGCCTCGACCAGCTGTGCGACTCCGTCGAGCTCCGCGGGGCTGACATGCGCCATCTGTTCGGTTTCCAGAGATTCCAGAAACTTTTTCGAACTGAATTCCTCGTCCTTTTTGGGCTTGTAGTCGGCTTTCATCTTGGCAAACACATTGCCGATGGTTCTGGCGATCTTGACCGCCGGGGACTGCTTGAGTGTCTTCAGGCTGCCCGTGGCCTTGGGATCGGCCATGACTTCGGCAAAGGTCGCGCCGCTGGTCAGGGCGTGGTACACGTATTTCCCGATTTCCTTGGTGCGGGTGCCGATGTGTCCGGCGAGCGCCTGCGAAAACGGTTCCGAGATGCGCCATGCACGCTTGAGGCTCTGGGACGATACGCGGAGTCGTTGGGTGTTGCCCATGATCACGGTCTTGGGGCGCCCCAGATCGTCGCGGTTCAGGTTGCTGGCGGGATACGTGGTCAGGACATGAAGCTGGATGAATTTGGACATGCTGTTTCTCCTGTAGAAAAAATCAGTTTGTGCGGTGAGTGTAGTACTGCCGGGCCCATTCGCGCTTGGTGACGTCGTTCCACCAGATGCCGCCCTTGATCAGGCCGTTCAGCGTGGCTGTGTCGTCGGTCAGGCGGACCATGCGGACGAGTATGCGGAAGAGTTCGTCCCGGTTTTCGTCCATGCCATCCGTATTGTCATTGGCAATGGCAAGCAGCCTGCGAAAGCGGACATCGCGCATGGCCGGGCTGCCTTTGCCTCGGGTGCCGAACAGGGCCGCGAAATGGGACCCGGATGTCAGGTTGCGGACCCGGGCCAGCACGCCGATCGGAAGGGCGAGTCGTTCCAGTTCCGATTCCGTGAGGGCGAATTGCGTGAGGTTGCGGACAATGCCGTCCCGATAAGCCGGCGAGATGTAGACTTCCGCCGGAGTCTTGGCCCGCCGCAATTCCGCGCGCTGGCCTCTGTCATCATCAAGGGAGTGCCACCATACGGCGATGATTTTCCAGAATTTTTCATCGCTCAGGGCGTTATGCAGGCTCATGCCGCCTCCTTTTGCGGGTACATGTTGAATGTGCGCAGCTTTTTCACGTTGAAACCGACCATTTTGTCCCGGGCCAGAACAAAGCGTTCCATGCGTTCCACCGGGATGCCGAATCCCCCGGCGCATTTGTCGAACAGGACCATGCTCTTGTGCA
Above is a window of Pseudodesulfovibrio tunisiensis DNA encoding:
- a CDS encoding NapC/NirT family cytochrome c, yielding MVKESKTRPGKAKRIVLASLGLFGCLAIFTAVWAGSKSSERDGNGLCLSCHVMEQTVFQEFRKTTHFTNPSGVRAKCSSCHVPQELAPMIKRKVASVSEVIGWMRGTIDTPEKFDRNRLRLAKSVWADFKASDSRECKSCHNADAFDFASFKKPESVKTMKKGLEEGQTCIDCHKGIAHTMPDLSAGFRMMYEEISNDAKGANFKADAVYPVRVAACYMERDGAKAGRLLPLTRLEVLDTSGDWAKVRVRGWQQIGAERVICEMPGRRIFSAALSKKAVDSVKAGKPELDPDTGLSWRPAEFDCWIRTGDYLADIDRLNNYGSELHAATCGGCHAQTPAAHFKANQWIGGIKSMGTRVKLEKTNYRFLLKYLQLRASDVVDESHS
- a CDS encoding amino acid ABC transporter ATP-binding protein, with the translated sequence MQQLLELRNIVKCFGSHRAVDSINLSLTPGEKTVIIGPSGSGKSTLLRTVNLLETIDSGEILFEGRNVGYSMIKGKLTPDKPRNICKLRTQIGMVFQHFNLFPHMTVLQNAMEGQVTVLGSPKSKARDVAMSMLEKVGMGEFADRYPAALSGGQKQRAAIARALSMRPKLMLFDEPTSALDPELVGEVFATIKQLADEGMTMIIVTHNMGFAREIADQVVFMENGSFLAKGAPDEFFGKHCEDPRIQSFIDRIF
- a CDS encoding amino acid ABC transporter permease (The N-terminal region of this protein, as described by TIGR01726, is a three transmembrane segment that identifies a subfamily of ABC transporter permease subunits, which specificities that include histidine, arginine, glutamine, glutamate, L-cystine (sic), the opines (in Agrobacterium) octopine and nopaline, etc.), which gives rise to MAALLMLSLLGPGIQAANASAQTADADALMRKANNIMVTGDLKGAVEIYLQIPKPGPDGDQGQFVSSRMQAARLEFAAKDFSAALAVMDELLSVYPENIEALKFREAVKEALMPQWQRLMRDTVKFVPHLLKGSLMTLLLVVFTMVISPFGGLLIALGRISKLKAISRFCWFVIWLFRGTPLLLQLFFIYYGLPAIGITLKPIPAALIGLGLNYSAYLAEIIRSGIISIDQGQMEAAEAIGMSYWQAMRRVIIPQTFRVILPPVGNEFIALIKDTALVSTIAMVELMRTADQLFNASFNITVLGLAAVIYLAFTTVFTFAFEKLEARAGAYEKR
- a CDS encoding amino acid ABC transporter substrate-binding protein — its product is MKRLLTVFLALALCFCAASAFAGDTSWDTVKKSGKLVIGLDDAFPPMGFRDDSGKLVGFDVDAAEEVGKRLDIRIVWQPTEWKGVMNSLYAKKFDCIWNGMTITPERQKKVAFSKPYLIDGQIATVRMDEKAINTLEALGDRKVGVQAGSPALQAAQKLPKAAAEIREYDTNPKAFLDLEADRLDSVVVDNVTGRYYMASRPGQFRALPGYITKEAFGIAFRMEDAALRGKVQQAIDAMVADGTMGKISRKWFGEDVTNPAKW
- the cas2e gene encoding type I-E CRISPR-associated endoribonuclease Cas2e — translated: MAMTVIVVENAPPRLRGRLAVWLLEIRAGVYVGDVSARTRDMIWNNVESGMEEGNGVMAWQTQSEQGFSFATIGANRRIPVDFDGLSLVSFLPQQEVDA
- the cas1e gene encoding type I-E CRISPR-associated endonuclease Cas1e, which produces MLPKLSPLPLKERASMVFLEKGQLDVLDGSFVLVDAEGVRTHIPVGGVCCILLEPGIRVSHAAVTLASRSGTLLVWVGEAGVRLYSVGQPGGARSDKLLWQASLALDETARLNVVRKMFAIRFDEEPPCGRSVEQLRGIEGGRVKAIYKHLARMHRVSWSGRKYDPGDFSTGDVPNQCLSAATSCLYGICEAAILAAGYAPAIGFLHTGKPRSFVYDVADLIKFETVVPAAFSVAAKSPKEPERMTRLACRDMFRKKRVLKRIIPLIEEVLSAGGKPMPLAPADSVGPAFEEEKGHGDDGHRG
- the cas6e gene encoding type I-E CRISPR-associated protein Cas6/Cse3/CasE, which encodes MYMSRITLDARILARNQVYETHQALWKLFSDNPDRQRDFLYRSLDATTFLTVSAREPEQLDFVRRLDIKPYAPKLATGDRVLFSLRFNPVVKRRQNNRQIRVDMVQDERKRLLNQGLPGRKLPTRAEIAQGVAREWLAKRQESLGLRLENVIMAESYDQQRFSKKGNAGRVVLSRIDARGFAKVSDPDALCHALFSGVGCAKGFGFGLLLVRRA
- the cas5e gene encoding type I-E CRISPR-associated protein Cas5/CasD, encoding MTRYLVFTLKGPMQSWGTSAAVGEVRSTANHPSRSGVMGLVAAALGIRRSQPDELVRLHQASRLAVRMDRPGDRMVDYHTVQVPPGTKKRVYRTRRDELVSMLEQDEKPATILSRREYLAGAAFTACIWLESDAGHDLDDMREALRHPGLTLYLGRKSCPLGFPLLPEVLEAEDAIAAFHVYDAMREQVPEWDTRPGTQVWTDEGYGDQPAIMTFSTRDVLTNARKRQFDTRTEIHLSLPETEEADHVHE
- the cas7e gene encoding type I-E CRISPR-associated protein Cas7/Cse4/CasC, which gives rise to MSKFIQLHVLTTYPASNLNRDDLGRPKTVIMGNTQRLRVSSQSLKRAWRISEPFSQALAGHIGTRTKEIGKYVYHALTSGATFAEVMADPKATGSLKTLKQSPAVKIARTIGNVFAKMKADYKPKKDEEFSSKKFLESLETEQMAHVSPAELDGVAQLVEACRETGKEPDKDDLNLLRKDATAVDVALFGRMLAANPSFNVEAAAQVAHAMTVHKATVEDDFFTAVDDLNTEDAGAGHMGVAEFGAGLFYLYLCIDRNLLVENLGNDTELANHALRALVSSVCTVSPTGKQNSFASRAAASYCLAEKGDEQPRTLAEAFLSPMKDSEDLLHTAMAAIETRRDSFNRIFGAAPEFRFFSHEAGTLKEVCDFITE
- the casB gene encoding type I-E CRISPR-associated protein Cse2/CasB: MSLHNALSDEKFWKIIAVWWHSLDDDRGQRAELRRAKTPAEVYISPAYRDGIVRNLTQFALTESELERLALPIGVLARVRNLTSGSHFAALFGTRGKGSPAMRDVRFRRLLAIANDNTDGMDENRDELFRILVRMVRLTDDTATLNGLIKGGIWWNDVTKREWARQYYTHRTN